The window cTGAGGTTGTTGGTTTGAGTCTCTGTCCAGACCTAATATgcagtgtggactggtagctggagaggcaCCAGCTTACCTCCCGAACTTCCAGCTGCTCagggcgcctgtccatgggcagccatctcactctgacatctctccctTTAATCCATGtatcctgtttgtgcatgtgcgtgtatttcgggcctgtgtacatgacaacagagtgaaaaaaattcaatttcccctcggggattaataaagtacatcTTCTTCCTCTATTAAGCATATCAATAGCACCGGGGATGACGTCCAAAGGGCAAAAGCTTTAACTCATCCACGAGTCCAATATATCATCCAGGCTTTCTGCTTTGAGGCTTCACGTTGCCCTTCTTCCTAAAAGCAGACATGATTTAAATAATcataggggaaaaaaaacctttgatGAAAAGATCATGTTAGGGCATGGTCACTTTTTCCTAAAGCGACTACTCTATTCTTACATTTGCATTCATGCTGACTTTAACCAGCCTGTATTGAACAAACCTCTATAGTCCAGTGCGTTGTGCCAACAAAgcaatttaaagtcattttaatataatttgtgTAGCCAAAGGCTTTAACTTGCCCCTCAAGTTACAACAACATGAGCTGAAGCTTTATAGTTCTGCATCCAGACCGTGATTATGATTTTAATAAGTACATATTTGCTTTGGGgggaaaatataataaatttaaaacattCCACTTACACAAGTCTGCTCGTTTCACATGGACTTGGCCAGCACTTAGCTTCATAAACATGTATACAGTAAGTAATGGCGTCACATCTTATGGTTGGACGTGATGTTGCAATGGATAATAACAGCTGTGTCAGACCAGTGGCGTTTAGCTTACGTTACCAGAACAGACTAAATACCCGATtgtgtaaattaaaaacagtccAGGATAAATTCAGAGATGATGTTGAAATCCTTGTTTGAAGGCTCGTCAAATATCTCGTGTGCAGGTTTGGACTCGTTATGCCAGATGAAAGCTTGGTGGTTTTTGGCCTGTGTCGTGACTGGAGTTTTTCTTGTTCGCAGGGCCAGAGCCATCGGATACCGCCAGCACAACAGAGAAGCTGTGGGAGGGTTTTTCTCACAGATCGGCAACCTCTATATGGTCCATCACCTCTGGGGTACGGTCATATATCAGCTCTGTGGAAAATACTGACAGCATCAGCATGTAGATACTTGTGCTAGGGCTGAAATCATTCATTGCTCTAGTTAAGTTAGAGGATGCTAAAaccttcttttttatttgaatttcaTGATGTAGATGAGTCTTTGCCAGCATTGGCCTTGCAAGGTTCAGGTCTAATTTAAAGGAGTAGATGACCTTTTAAATTTGGCAAGAAATGTCAATATGAGCACTAGTATTGATGTGTTTCATTCAGATCAGTTATACAATGTAATTTACAGCTCTAAAATATGTGTGCAGTATCCTATAAGTCATTTAAGAAGCAAAACACCTACAGATTTGCGGCTTCCAGTTTCTACAGAAGATTTCCTCCGTTTGTTGTAAATATATTTGAGTTTTGAACTGTTTAAGCAAAACAAGCTATTTTAAAGTTGTCACCTTGGTcatttttcattactttatGAACTTACAGCTgcatttattgatatttttacaCAAACAATAGATCAAATGACTATGTGTAATTTGATTTGCGTGACTCATAGTGACATGACACATAATTATCAGTTCTACTCAGCTCTTCAGGGCATTTTTGCACtttcagctctttgttttggttttctggttCACAGACTTGTTATGGTTCAGTCTCACAGCTCCaatctgcttttccagcagcagctgacACCTATTATGTGTGAGAACACTCtaaggctacatccacactaatacttttctgttttaaaaacgCATGACTATTGCTATGTTAACCCCTAATGTCAACACTGCTCTTTTGTAATTTTGGAATCCATGAAACGGAGACctttgaaaatgctgctgaccTGTTTTAATTTGAGGGACTTTTGGAGTCAATGACACAGACATCCAAGTTTGCTTCCCACTTGGGTCTTATCAGCCATTAAGTGTCGAGACAAAACATAGATCGCTAGCTCTACATACCTTTCGTAGTGTTATCCTTTTGTGGGCACTGCTTTCCCATTGCAGTGGCTTCCTCCGGCGATTGATACCGCTCCTAGTACCACTCTGTTATGCCatatttgctttgtaatgacTGTCAATCTGTTTTCCACCGCCTTGACCACCTTATACTCATGTGTTATTTTCAGTAACAGTTCCACAACATCTTCAGTCCAAGTAAAGAAATACTTGGTCTCACTTTTTGTCAATTATgtagtattttctgtaactaaaCAGCCAATGGCAGAATAGACAATCAAATAGACAGCCAGCTTCCTCTTATCACTGGCACGCGCAGGCCCAGTGTACATAAATTGTCGTATAATATGCGTTTCCTGGTGTGTTATTAAGGACCAAGATTACTTCTGAAATAGTGCTAAAACAATCTTGTGTacgaagattttttttttttttcattttaaaatgttgcagaaCAACCAGCTCCACCCAGCTTGGTCTTGGCAAGTGGAAACATTACTAAATCCAGACTGGTAGAAAAAGATTTCTGCACATGTATAATGATGATGTATgtatgctctgatgaaggtctaaAAGGCCGAGagctcaacaataaagtgaaacactgcatagatgtaAATGTGCGGAAATCTACTGCTACcagtctgtcattttaaaataaaaatgtattagtgtggatgtggcctGATAAACTGACTGCCTGCCCGTCACCAAACAGCAGGTAAAGTTagcgactagctggtgaacatttagcagctagaGAAATAGCTTTTTccctcaggagctggtggagaccaaaatagAGCTAAAAGAACAATGACTATTGGACTTATTTTTCTTGAGTGGACACAAACTtcactccaaatgaatgctcgTGATGTGCATTGTTTGCCAAAACGGTCACCTCAACAATcaaatttcaaacattttcaatGCTTTTTAAGGTGATAATCACCTGGTGTTACAGCTGAATTCCACTGCACCAAGAAGCCAGAAAAATAAGTTATTAGAACTTTGATTAATCTATGATACATTGATTGTTATTTGCAGCCCTAAGTTAAGCAAACTTTAAATTAAGCTGACTTTTAGTGCGATGATCCCATTTACTATAAGCCATGTTATAATGTGTGGTTTATTGATTGCAGCTTACAAAGACCTTCAGTCCAGAGAAGACACAAGGAATGGTGCCTGGCAGCAGGAGGGCTGGGATGAGGTGGTGTATTACACAGGTGAGTTTTCTAAACATAATGTGGTGGCCGACACCCAAAGCTGTGTGACTGAAAACTTTCAAAAGCTTGTCTTTGAGTAACAACATATTGAACTTTAAGAGCTTGCTGACCTGAACAATATCAGAGGGACTCTGACCTATGAGGACATTGACTCATCTCTCTTTTCACCTTTCTCCAGTTCCTCTCATTCAACATATGGATTCCAGGATCATGATCCCGACAAAGGCTTCCCCACTGAAGTGAACGAGAGCCGAGCTGGAGGCTGAAACAGAGTGGCACCCCTTGTGAATGTTACATCCCTCCAGAGCATCACTATCATGGTTTCAACTTCCTGTCAGTGCTGCCAAACAACATCCCTTCTGTTTTCTTGTCCTTGCGTCACGACTTCCAAGATGTCACCAGGACAGAGGAGGCAACAATGCCTACcatgtataaatatattaaaatagtCAATATCAGTTACAGGCCTTGGCAATGCACAACTTCTTTTTGGGTTCTGGAACAGGACAAGTAAATTTGGCCAATTTAAACCGCCTCGATGGTCGTCTGGTGCCACATTAACACTGGTCCACAGAGAGTTAATCTCGAACCAAAGTTACTTGAAAAGACAAGCAGCTGTGTCTAAGTGTTAGAGCATATAGGAGGAATAGTGCTGCTGACGTACTCCGCACAATGCAgcagctttttatttatttattgtaaatttGGAACACATATGTCATAAGTGTGCTGAGGAGGAGCACTTTGATGCAAGCCATGCCATAGCTGAGTGAAGTGAGAGAACGCATCTGTATATTCATGAATACTGTAGACCATAAAGTGGTATATAATGTAAACCTCATTTTATATTTGACTGAGTTCAACATTTTTTGGCAAACTGCTCCGTTCAGTTGCTTTTTCTTGACGTTCCTGGGTTCCCCGTCATGGTATTGTTACGGTTTCatggtgctgtgtgtgtatctatggCTTctaccttttcttttcttgtaaaGACAGCATGCCTGGTTTTGAAAACAGGTTTTTATCCAACAAGACAAATGTTATCTATCAGTGGCTGAGTGATCCGGCTGCTGCATACTGTAATATCAGATTTTAATGTTAAAGGAAGCATGTTTATCTTGTCGTTTTGTTCTTCAGTTCAGAGGGGAGCAGTGGATAGTAAGGACAAGTACGCCAACACAGAATAAAGCGGTTCAGACAACATCTCTGACAGCATGCTCTTCTCTTTAATGCTGGTGTTCTTAACAGGACGTAACACTTACTGACGTGTGGTTACAGCTCTTAGTACccatacagaaataaaacactgcacCTGTCATAATATGCAGGAGTTGTATTAGCTTACCTAAAAGGCTTTGATGCAAAAAGTGCAAAAACACTAAAATCTTCTTAACCGTCACATAAACAGTGTTTGGTTATTCTTTTAGTATCTAGTATAAAAATCAGCAGGGCGACGCCCCCTGTGAAGGTAAAATTGGTTTCACTAGTgtaaacattttcattcataaGAAAAATCTATAAGGGAGAAGGGGAGGAAAAGTGTGCAGGGGATAAAACCGTCAAAGGCACACCCTTACAGTAGgtgcaaatataaaatgttaaaattagtaACGGGATCTTTTTTAGCTTCTTTAGATCTTTTCCAGTTCCTTTAGCAGCTCCCCAAAACTTGTCACGTACCACGAGGACTTCTCCTTAACCTGCTGCCGGGTGACATTCCCACCGAAGCCAATGAAAGCACTCTGAGGATGAAAGAGACACGTCCATCATCACACCATAGCTCCAAGAGAGGGAAGGTTTTCAGCATTATTAATGTGAATACTTACAGCAGGAGGGGACGCCTCTAGATCAGTAGCACCATCTCCAATCATCACCACGGTCTTGAAGCCATATTGCTCCTTCAACATGCTGATGACTTTTCCTTTTCCACCACTCTCAGCCGTGGGCTGGCTCTCGTCAAAACCAGCGTACTCCCCTGGAAAATACACACAGTTTAATTTAGAGATGTAGAGTGATGCCTCACAACAGGCTGACGACAGAGCCGGACACTTGAGATGAAGGAAAAGATTTGAAATGAGATCTGAGAGACTGCTTTGACCAAAACTAACAAGGAGGACTCAAGCATCGTCTGTCCACTCATTGGCCCGACACTTCATTACTTCATACACTTAATTTTCAAGACACACTTACAATGCTCCACTTGTATGAAAACAGAGAAAGGTCACATCTAGATCTCACCGTTGAAGTAGAACTTGAGCCGGTTGGCGTAGACGTGATGCAGAGGAATGTTTAACTGAGTGGCCACGTGTTCGACGATGCAGCGGAAGCCGCCGGAGATGAGAAACACCTTGATGTTGCGCTGATGCAGGCGGTCCACAAGCTCCCTGGATGGAGACGAAGGGCCATTTATCAACACTCACAGTACATCAGTGCAGTTTTAGTAACATGTTGGTATAGTGTGCAGTAGTAAAATCTTATTTGGTCAGGAAGCGTTGAACATAAACCAGAGGTGTCAAACAAGTGGCCTGCAAAAGGATCCAATcaggcccactggatgactctGCACACCTAATATAGATGCACTTATAAAGATTTAAAGGCATTGAAACTATATGTAGACATGCACATGTAAAGACAGCGagtagtagactgactgaatgtggtaGCACACTGAGACATGTTGAAATTGCACTTCTTATTCTCAACACCTCTCAGGCTGTTCGTCATCTGTTTAAATGGATGAATGTTTTCAGAACGTATttctttacactaaaagaaaGCTTAAACTTTCTGGGTATTGTTAATATAGGTTAtgatgcaatggttttactgatCTAGtccacttgagatcaaactggGCTGGATGTGGCctgtgaactaaaatgagtttgacacccttcacataatacaaacacacatacatataaaagCTGATGTGAGTAAAGAAGCAGCTATGCATGTGCATGAAGTAGCAGAACAGGTTTGAAGTGATACAAATACATACACAGCATTAATGCGAGCTCTCTCATATTTGCTTATGAAGACGTTGTGTAAACTTCTACCAAACTGTCGGCCATGTCAGCCACTGTGATAGTTAAACCTGCAGACAATTTATGCTCATAATACAACTGTATTTTCAACACTGGATGACTTATCAGCGATGAGAGGTTTGTATAAACCACAAATGAACAAATTAACCATTATcctttaaaatacagttttggtATTTTCCTACAAGATTCTTGATGTgcgtttttctatttttatattcttaaaactccagtgtgtgggatttggGAGAACCTGTCGGCAGAAATGctatataatattaataactatgttttcattagttcataatcacctgaaaaaacgaaccatcttgtttttgtaaCCTGagaatgagcagtttatatctacatatggagcaggtcctctctCATGGAGTCCACCTTGTTGTTTgtacagtggcccagaatggacaaaccaaacacttagAGAGAGTCACCCGCTTTTCATGttgttctcctacatgcttggcacatgacaagcttcagttctgcaacctcccCACTAGATGCAACTATAGCCCCTTACACAGAGGGTTGTTCATCATACATGGTCCtcttaggtcaggggtgtcaaacatatggcttGTGGGCCAGAACTGGCCCGCCAAAGGGTTCAATCTGGCCCACTAGATGACGATTCAAAACCAAAAGAAGGCCGCAAGCACTTGTCTGAGGCACGGGACTTCTGATTGCTTTAGGTAAATTAAGTATGCAATGTAGCAGGGCTATGTggctaataaaaaaaagacaataaaatcaACCAGTAGGCTATCAGTTCATAATAATTCGATGTTGTAGGCTATATTATTTACGCACGGGAAGCAATGTCATACGCACATGATGACAGGAGGGGGCGGCGGTGCGTGAATAGATTTACCCCCTTGTtgtagttttactgatatttcttattCCGTGCGAATTGGCCATTAATATTACCGACATCCTctggtaaagtgacattaccccacgtgcccatgtaaaactaatcccgtccaaaTAGTGcttaagaggtgccaggtttcaggagcaagttaaacaatgTGTTACCTGCTTCATGTAAAATTCTGcatcagaggcttttccaccctggcCAGGGTACGGCTCTCTCTTATAAACTGAATACTTACTAtgaccatgtttaaagatattaaacattgtgcaaaatactgtcaatcagcagcttcagtttagaagaatctgtatcaggaaatgtatggataaatgcacatgtaatgataGTGAGAAgtggactgactgaatgtggaaaaactgagacatactgttgaaagTACGCTTAATTTTCttgacatctcaggctgttttgtaaaaggatgaaTGTCCACACAATGTATTTCTTCACAGAAAAAAGGGGAAATATTGGAGCTGATGACTTACAGGGTGTTATGTGATAGTTTTATTGGTCCGACCCATCTGAGATCAATAGAGAGTTTGACACTCTCTATTGACTGAATGACTGACACCTTCACACACTCACCTGATACCTGGAGTCAGCTGAGGCGGGTGGTCTGTTATCAGTTTGTTCACCTGTTCTCTGGAGCAACGGATGATGGACAGACGCTCAGTCAGGGCTGTTTTGAACGTCACTGAGCCACCCATCGCTCTGCGAGTCCTGGATTGTGAAACAGGTAAAAGATTCGCAAAATATAAAGGTGTACTTTTAACTATCCCGAGGGTGGGaggagtgcaaatataaaacgTCTAAGATGTCTGAAAGCTGCAAAGAAGGTGCAAATCCAATGTATATGCAATGCAAGATCAGGTTAACAGTATGGATTATGAAAATTGAGCATTGAGCTGTTACACACATACATTTCAGTGACTGCATCCCCCACACCACAAAACTTGGCAAGCTCATCTATGCCCTCTTCTTTGATGACCGTGCTGTCCACATCGAAACAGACAGCTTCTGCTCTCCGGAATATCTCCTTTGTCTGTGAGAGTGTTGCCATCatgctgcaaaaagaaaagtACACAGTGTGAGACACTCCaacacaggcagcagcagcagcatttcaaaAGCACTCCCAGCTCTGATGGCACAGATAAGGGTCTACATTAGGAAGTCATCTGAGGGTAAATCTAATAGTCTTTAATAGCCAGGGTCCCGGGATGAATTTGCTGGTGAAACGTGAGGTCTGTGATTTTAAACCCAGCAGCTGCATGACTTCATTGTTGCCCTAAGCCCAGTGTGCAGTGGATGTCTTCAATCCAGTGGAGCAGCAAACACATCCATTGACTGAAATACCTATGTGCACACGTTTCTGCATCGACGGATCCCAAATAAAACACGTGTCCCGAGCAAGAATGCGATGTTATGTAAAGCAGCCGGCCCTAAACAAACCATAAGAGGGGCCGTTGTGGACATCCTCTGTACGGATTGCGTCACCCCGGCACCGTGCTCGCGACATCAAAATCCCAAACAAACGTGAAGACGGTGGGAACGAGATGTTGATGGCGGTTTGGTGGAAAGTAGCTCTCTGGTGCTCTCTGGCATTAAATAAGTCATGTCTTTACGTTAAGGATAACCGTGAGCTGGCTCAGAGGGCAAGTTACCTGTCCGTACCACCTTCATATGAgcgcctcacacacacacacacacacacacacacacacacacacacacacacatacacacactctctctgctCAGCTGTCAGCTTCTCTAACTAGGGTAACCACGGTAATATCAGGGACTACATATGAAGGAGTCGTTCTGTGGTACTCACCAGTGGGAGCAGCGTCGGTAAGGCACTACCAGCAGCCTCAGCATTAGCCTTCCTCTCTCAATGGGCTCACCGACGAGGAAGAGCACCAATGACTGCTGGGCCAATCAGAGGGAAGCCGGTGAGGGACCGCCCAATACCCTCTGGCTCGCTTCCATGACGACAGCAACGGTCGACTAACGGCTCGTGTGTAAATGTACATTAGCGCGGTTTATATTCTTAGCTATCTTCACAGTAACTGTGTCAATCTAAGTTTATTAGTAATAAAATGGAAGTTTTAGCTTTACATAAAGGAGTCGACCCGTGACCCCCACAGTGAGTGATCCAGGCTTGATTTATAAGGGCTTGATGACCTGGAGTCTGCTGTCCAGCCAGGGTTGGAGCACACTGTTGACTTTGTTGGATGATACCTCTGTGGATATACACACTTTTAGgatgaccaaacgtcctcttttgcccggacatgtccacttttcacgtccgggggtcttttataaactgatgataatgtctggttttccgtgtgtttgtgtgtatgtgtgttacagtgcggcacgggcagcatatttctgtccgaaccgaaccgagcccgacattatttaaaaaataaatgtgtcaggAGAAGTCAGGAAGCAACCTGCTTATACAACAGACCTCCCCTCAATTTGTGGAGGAAAACAAACGATAAcaataaacagaataaaaaataatataagaataaaaaagtaaaataatgcagaatatatatatatatatatatatatatatatatatatatatatatatatatatatatatttatatatataaatgacaACGGGAAGCACACTGAAGTTGCCAATCAGTTTACAGCAATCCAGTAAAAATTAAACCACATCGTCACATcaaaaatcatttattttaaaaataaaacatataagaAAATTATATAAACGCCATGCAGAAGAAATGCAGCgtaaataatatatatacattatacataatattatatatacacatatatatatatatatatatatatatatatatatatatatttgctttGTCTAAAGGAAGATGAATTTGATCAGCCCAGaattacataaatacattttggaATTGAGTGTGAAGAAattgtgtgatgatgatgatggtagaGAAGAGGGCAAGAACAtccatttataaataaatttcccttttattttgaagattaGATAAAGGATGTGTCTGCAAGTGTGGTGTagctatattttgtttttcaaagtgtgtagggtgaccatattttgatttccaaaaaagaggacacttggcCGGCcatgacatagcctacttaaatgatactcgcagtttactcaaagatgccttataattttaatatatttaaaatttatatgtatggatagaaaattcagttatattacaaaataatatctctcaaagacagaaattcagataggccccaataggggacacatacacacactagagtgtggcgatctgagcccgacggtacccgacgggtcgggctgggtttggtcaaaaatgtagctaggCTATAAATTGTAGcctattcgggctcgggtcggattcggtcagctttcagtgaaaatgtagtgtaaaataaataaaatcctattgtctgtcctgtttattgcgtgggcactgttatttacgtgacaacacctgaacgtaacacacacagacacacattggctgtttgtttctgtctctcccctcgctggaagtctcggacctccaatAGGTTTtccctattttatcttattttgttttatgtatccctctcctctcgctagaagcgtcggacctcccacctcccgctcccgtctcaaacacggaggtctctctctccgcagctgagcacccacggcgcacgcccggcctgtttaatagcctgtaaccactgtgtgacacaaactcagtgctttggtcattaaatgatttttttttgcccaTTTATGGATTTTGTGCCATATTATGTGTGacccccccccaaaaatcaattcagttcaattcctTTTATCGTCACTGTAAATACATATAATGCAATTCAATGCACAGAATAAAATGGAGCTaatttaaaagtaataaatgAAAGGATAAAATATTAATTCATACGGGTTAAAGGCTGTACCATATTGTATCTGATATTCTGTTTTACTGTCGTATTATAGCCTACTACTTTACATTATACTTAACAATATTATATTATCATAGTATTCTACTGTTGCACCTTATACTATATCTTAAACCTCACGCTATACCATACTGTActacatcatactatactatactatgttaaTACATTATGCTGTCGTACCACATTATAAACTGCAttatattttggttttgttgtaTATCAATAGGGACAACAATAAATACTTAATTACAGTATAATTTGCTCTGATGCACACTGTTTACGTAATGCTTGACTAGCTGCTATTATTCATTGGCTGCCACGTCACTTGACCGTGTGACTTTGTCTTTAGTCGCTCTTGTATGGGTCATAGTTTTACTTTTTCTCTTATAATAGTTGTGTATTTCTCTTATTTTGttctttcttatttttctgtttgtctgttcttatttctgtctttgtgctgctgcaacaccTGAATTTCCCTTCTGTTGTGAACAAAGACTTaacttgtcttgtcttgtatgGAGCCTCTCAGTTAACAACTATGCTTCTGGGCTCAGGACATATAACCAACTTAAAACCTGAAGCCCCCCACTTCACTGAAATGACTTGCACATATAGGAAACAACCTGAATGACTTAAGGACAACTGGACAATAGTACAGTCCTGACACCATCCTCCGTGACCCCATCCACCAGCTTCAGGACCCCAGCTTCTCCTCTTCCACCTCAGCAGGGGCCTCCTCTCCATGCTGGAGAGAGGCTGTTGAAAAGACAGAAACCCTGTGCTGTTCGGCTGCCTCAAGTGTTCAAAGACATATTAAACACCTCACTGGAGACATGTCTTGCACCAGCCTGCTTCAAGTCCTCCACCATCACCCCCATCctcaaagaaaataaagatcACAATGACCACAGACTTGGACTACTTAGAACCCTGAGCCAGGGTCCTGTTTGTAGATTTCAGCTCTGCCTTCAGTACCATCATCCTGGCTCTGCTGCAGGACCAGCTCTGCCAGCTGCAGGTGCCTGTCTCCACCTGCAGGTTGATAATACACTTCCTGTTAGTCAGGAAGCATCATGTGAAGCTGCGGAAACATGTCTCTGACTCACAACCTAACAGCACCAATTACCCTTAAGGTTGCATCCCctcccctcttctcctctccatgTACACCATAATTATTCAAAGTGTGCCATCAGAAAAATTGTGTGCAGCCTctgaaaatgacatgaaatgcatgtattatattttaatcgtttgcatttcatttcagtACTGTCATTCTCAACAGTGTAGATGTAATACCCTTTTCAGCGACTGCATCACACTCAACCTCATAACTAGCACTTGACAGGTCAGGGATGACAACTTGTAGAAAGCTACTGGTTGCAtggcactcagtcatcaaaactttgatATCAACCGCCTGTTAACAAGGTGAGGATAAACAACTTAGAGCTCAACGCTCTGTAGACAGTagcctagagatggttgtggaTTTCCAGAAATATGCAGCCCTACCTGCCCCCATCACCCTCAGACTCTCCAGTCAACACTATGGAGTCCTTCTTCCTCCTGGGCTCCATCGTCTCCCAAGACCTCAAGTGGAAGCTGAACCTCATAGGtatcacacacactgcaacatAGTTATCATGCCGCCCCAGTGTATGactttagacagcatgccggcaTTACTGATTCAAAAGAGGTGTGGTGAGTGTGACTCGGCCTCTAGTGTAACATGTAGCATACTTGCCAAGTAatgctttctaaacaataacaatgacataacaTAGCCCTGTTTACACCAGGTATTTATATGTGTCTTGGGTCATAGGCACGATGGTGCACTGTTACCTCCCTGCATGATCTCCCTGTGATAGCGTGGGTTTTCTTGGACTCTATTCAgtgtggagctcacactcctgcactAGTAGTATCCTGTGGTGGTGAAtgatatgtaggctatgtgttATTTGCGAATAAA is drawn from Epinephelus fuscoguttatus linkage group LG5, E.fuscoguttatus.final_Chr_v1 and contains these coding sequences:
- the psph gene encoding phosphoserine phosphatase codes for the protein MLRLLVVPYRRCSHCMMATLSQTKEIFRRAEAVCFDVDSTVIKEEGIDELAKFCGVGDAVTEMTRRAMGGSVTFKTALTERLSIIRCSREQVNKLITDHPPQLTPGIRELVDRLHQRNIKVFLISGGFRCIVEHVATQLNIPLHHVYANRLKFYFNGEYAGFDESQPTAESGGKGKVISMLKEQYGFKTVVMIGDGATDLEASPPASAFIGFGGNVTRQQVKEKSSWYVTSFGELLKELEKI